The Marasmius oreades isolate 03SP1 chromosome 2, whole genome shotgun sequence genomic sequence GACGAGGAGGGAATGATGGAATCTGTCCGTTATCTTACGACACTCATTGATGCTGAGGTCGCCTCTGGTCTTCAACCCGAGCGCATCGTTCTCGGTGGATTCAGTCAAGGGGCTGCATTGTCCCTGTTGACTGGACTTACATTGAAAGAGTTGAAGCTCGGAGGGGTCGTCGTCTTGAGTGGATGGCTTCCACTTCGAGAGAAGTTCAAAGCGGTAAGTCCTCGATGATAAAGAGTTCTGTTCTGTTTTTGAGCGATACTTCTTCATATTCCAAGTCAATGTCAAGCCATGCAACCTCCTTACCAGTATTCTGGGGACATGGTACTTCAGATCCTCTCGTTCGCTTGGAACTCGCGAAAGCATCTGTTGACGCTCTGAAGTCATTCGGTTTCACTGTTACTAGCGGGATAAGCGAGATTAAAGGACTAAGCTACAACACTTATTCCGGAGTGGAACACAGTGCAGACCCGAAGGAGCTTCAAGATCTTGAGGGGTGGATAAGCAAGGTGCTTCCTGCTTTGTGATCACCGAAGGAATCATGTAGCACACCGAATTGAACGAACAGAACAATATGACTTTCCGTTCTCGAAAACAATTCATTTCAAATTGGCGAGTGCAAGGTGATATAAGCATAGTTCAGGCATATACGAGCATAATATACAGGCGGTATGGAGGGAATGATCCTCATGACTTCTGAAGGCTAAATAAACAGACTAGTGAATGCAAGACCGATGAGATGTTTGTCGAGAGAAACAACAAGAGCAGAACATAATATAGAAGTTGCAGAGCGGGGAGTGAACGAACAAATAATATACGAAGCTATCTTGTGAATGTAAGACTGAGGGAATTGCGCAAGTCGAAATAGATATGAATTGTGCGGTGTAGTGATATATGTA encodes the following:
- a CDS encoding uncharacterized protein (MEROPS:MER0200434) is translated as MAAVAAALEYITVPAVKKHTATVIFVHGLGDSGHGWKPVAEMFSADPSLSHVKWVLPHARPRPVTANMGMVMPSWFDIKSFTFRAAEDEEGMMESVRYLTTLIDAEVASGLQPERIVLGGFSQGAALSLLTGLTLKELKLGGVVVLSGWLPLREKFKASMSSHATSLPVFWGHGTSDPLVRLELAKASVDALKSFGFTVTSGISEIKGLSYNTYSGVEHSADPKELQDLEGWISKVLPAL